A stretch of the Acyrthosiphon pisum isolate AL4f chromosome A2, pea_aphid_22Mar2018_4r6ur, whole genome shotgun sequence genome encodes the following:
- the LOC100161323 gene encoding protein SCAF8 isoform X3, translating into MEAVKAFTFELYSIMEMKPPISKAKMTAITRNAIKAIKLYKHVVQCVEKFIQKCKPEYKIPGLYVIDSIVRQSRHQFGNDKDVFAPRFARNLKQTFTHLFACAEEDKSKVIRVLNLWQKNAVFTTDIIQPIFDLAANPDYAEHSQTNPLSSMDNSPKLSVKTDLFKSQENTPVKDDNSKHYDSLQSQSLDSESKIIDPAILEHIQAIQSLLKKQPGHIQQSSTSPQVKKSDAVKLFDKKILDYDYGDDEDEMLNQSPVFQQQQHQSAAIEGIDSLLNNPEVLRTLRNVEGLMSTQSKQLAELDKIKEMRKEAEFDKHLAQTVQNLPFASECELKPAPLIPQAAGGMLSNPYNINQLFNSQIYQQQQPLMTSELHHKPLTQIISYDDPNQSKPEVIDLDHIASPPQNKRDARRDGYSSGPTRKRSPRKSSRERQREREKEREKDRERRKKYLPPFKKNHLAVVSTTLWVGHLSKLIHQDDLYGLFQPIGDIVSLNLISPRGCAFLCMNRRQDAARIMSKYQGERLQGKPMTIAWAPGQAMKDKEWKDYWEIEDGVSYIPWEKLNKEIDYDELEVGGMLDEDTMPEWLKTHLKTLRTSKKNEKKEEEKLTEGSQQPLNTSNFFDPQGVQSPNVQNMQMSPAQNSQPNQMNFNMPQTMSMPNPFGINPRLMNPMMNPMMPGTMAPMGMGHPSMMMMNRMPSPFGPPPNMAMMGNPQQMPMSNDAQKPLGVPPDMMMPFPFAAAISSAPTMMGINPPTVTSGTSSAPTLTHNTNQKDNLNTTNPPNQLDPSTLMQFNLPPPPTLPNLNDFSRIASNTNMGNDKYDPNALGNSDQEESKDSDRNNERGDRIHGLDHRNRNYDNRERIDRFTDRDIKNDRGRRDDLSQRQDPRNRIKGPEQRERKSSRWGDKVNEEVDNQNNIDRLSVKEGLGIAQAPNIPQIDNVKDILMQNNSLHQILEHVIQDNMGNPPFQPGMFGPNNGPLPNQMFNMPPQNFPPGLGQDGPRPPLMDNGNMRGRGGWNRGARGGFRGRGGYNPPNWDNNNGPPNWDTNNGPNWDNNGPPPVWQNQSMNRGGMMGRGNLRPPLMQNVMGRGRDNWMDNNLPANRGSRDSDNWVGRGSGRDSDKWGSRGGSRDSDGWGGRGRLSPWRGNGNRRRNEDWEGPNQQKRWRRDDNPEWDEQQKPWKRGTMNEEEEWQNNKQGSQWAAGKKDENNYTKIKNRDSNDERSRKPSKWGDKDTDDNTKDDRWNRKSAEHISSRDESNTEEGPHQTSAPMDLDNYEGEAVDNIEQHNEVQEQETLSSNMTFNKQQDEEHQNEIQEHHDSGVYNADSNNEDKKNVEQNNDEQHNNKDQQFEDYQNDFTNNAQEFSHDDIKETQQNLQKLPMENFEQQHLEEKQNDEYNPREEYQNDSKNNFNSQQESEISQNNEEFEQNVQFKSDNSNTKYENDQPNIHQSFNEESSYNSINEEHGSINTFVSQVDESNHDMNMEEKSREPHDDFYFGADCESSINMEQQNNEILPIEETRNVPPDNNEINDVNTAE; encoded by the exons ATGGAGGCGGTCAAAGCGTTCACGTTCGAG cTTTATTCCATCATGGAAATGAAGCCGCCAATATCAAAAGCAAAAATGACTGCAATTACTCGAAATGCAATCAAAGCCATCAAGTTGTATAAACATGTTGTTCAATGTGTAGAAAAATTTATACAAAAG tgcaAGCCTGAGTATAAGATACCAGGTTTATATGTTATTGATTCAATTGTAAGGCAATCAAGACATCAATTTGGAAATGACAAAGATGTATTCGCTCCTAGATTTGCACGTAATCTCAAACAGACTTTTACACATTTATTTGCGTGTGCAGAAGAAGATAAA aGTAAAGTTATTCGAGTACTAAATTTGTGGCAAAAGAATGCTGTTTTTACTACTGATATCATTCAACCTATTTTTGATTTGGCTGCCAATCCTGATTACGCAGAACACTCTCAAACCAATCCATTATCATCGATGGACAATAGTCCAAaactaa GTGTTAAGACAGATCTTTTTAAAAGTCAAGAAAATACTCCAGTTAAAGATGATAATTCTAAACATTATGACTCTTTACAG TCGCAGAGCTTAGATTCTGAAAGTAAAATAATAGATCCAGCAATACTTGAACATATACAAGCAATTCAATCATTGTTGAAAAAACAACCCGGTCATATTCAACAGTCATCCACATCTCCTCAAGTAAAAAAATCTGATGCA gtgaaattgtttgataaaaaaattcttgATTATGATTATGGTGACGATGAAGATGAAATGCTTAATCAATCTCCAGTATTCCAACAACAGCAACATCAAAGTGCTGCCATTGAGGGAATTGACAG ccTATTGAATAACCCAGAAGTTCTGCGCACATTGCGCAATGTCGAAGGGTTAATGTCTACACAGTCTAAACAGCTAGCAGAGTTGGACAAGATAAAAGAAATGAGAAAAGAAGCGGAGTTCGACAAGCATCTTGCTCAGACTGTTCAG aatttaCCATTTGCTTCTGAATGTGAATTAAAACCAGCTCCTTTAATCCCTCAAGCAGCAGGTGGAATGTTGTcaaacccatataatataaaccaattGTTTAATTCACAAATATACCAACAACAACAGCCTTTGATGACATCAGAACTTCACCATAAACCTTTAACCcagataat tagtTATGATGATCCAAACCAGTCAAAACCCGAAGTAATAGATCTAGATCATATTGCATCACCCCCTCAAAATAAACGAGATGCAAGACGAGATGGTTATTCATCAGGTCCAACTCGAAAACGATCGCCAAGAAAGAGTAGTCGTGAACGTCAACGGGAACGAGAAAAGGAACGTGAAAAAGACAgagaaagaagaaaaaaatatctacctccatttaaaaaaaatcatttagctg ttgtAAGCACTACTCTTTGGGTGGGCCATTTGTCAAAACTCATACACCAAGATGACTTATATGGATTATTTCAACCAATTGGTGATatagtttcattaaatttaatatcgcCTAGAGGGTGTGCTTTTTTGTGCATGAACAGAAGGCAAGATGCTGCTCGTATAATGAGTAAATATCAAGGGGAAAGATTACAAGGAAAACCTATGACg ATTGCTTGGGCTCCGGGTCAAGCAATGAAAGATAAAGAATGGAAAGATTATTGGGAAATTGAAGACGGAGTTTCATACATACCTTGGGAGAAATTAAACAAGGAAATAGACTACGATGAGTTGGAAGTTGGAGGAATGTTAGATGAAGATACTATGCCTGAATGGCTAAAAA CTCATTTAAAGACTTTGCGAACATCAAAGAAAAATGagaaaaaagaagaagaaaaattaaCTGAAGGAAGTCAGCAGCCTTTAAATACATCAAACTTTTTTGATCCACAAGGTGTTCAATCTCCTAATgttcaaaatatgcaaatgtcCCCTGCTCAAAACAGCCAGCCAAATCAGATGAATTTCAATATGCCACAAACAATGAGCATGCCTAATCCGTTTGGAATTAATCCta gaTTGATGAATCCAATGATGAATCCTATGATGCCTGGCACAATGGCTCCAATGGGGATGGGTCACCCTTCTATGATGATGATGAATAGAATGCCGTCACCATTTGGACCTCCAC CAAATATGGCCATGATGGGAAACCCTCAACAAATGCCAATGTCTAATGATGCACAAAAACCACTTGGCGTACCTCCAGATATGATGATGCCTTTTCCTTTTG ctGCAGCTATTTCTTCTGCTCCGACAATGATGGGGATTAATCCACCTACTGTTACATCTGGAACTAGTTCCGCTCCTACCCTTACacataatacaaatcaaaaagaTAACCTAAACACTACAAATCCTCCAAATCAGCTAGACCCATCAACCCTTATGCAATTTAATTTACCTCCTCCTCCAACACTCCcaaatttgaatgatttttcaCGAATtgcaagtaatacaaatatGGGAAATGATAAATATGATCCTAATGCATTAGGCAATTCTGATCAAGAAGAATCTAAAGATTCTGATAGAAATAATGAACGAGGTGACAGAATTCATGGTCTAGATCACAGGAATCGTAATTATGACAATAGAGAAAGAATTGATAGATTTACAGATAGAGATATCAAAAATGATCGTGGGCGAAGAGATGATTTATCTCAAAGACAAGATCCTAGAAATCGTATTAAAGGGCCTGAACAAAGGGAAAGAAAATCATCACGCTGGGGTGATAAAGTTAATGAAGAAGTTGACAATCAAAATAACATTGATAGGTTGTCAGTAAAAGAAGGATTAGGAATAGCTCAAGCTCCAAATATACCACAGATAGATAATGTAAAAGATATTTTGATGCAAAATAATTCTTTGCATCAAATCCTTGAACATGTAATTCAAGATAACATGGGTAATCCTCCATTCCAACCTGGCATGTTTGGGCCTAACAATGGACCACTTCCCAATCAAATGTTCAACATGCCCCCTCAAAATTTTCCACCAGGATTAGGacaag atGGTCCAAGACCACCTCTTATGGACAATGGTAATATGAGAGGACGTGGAGGATGGAATCGTGGAGCCCGTGGAGGATTTAGAGGACGTGGAGGATATAACCCACCAAACTGGGATAATAACAATGGTCCACCCAATTGGGATACCAATAATGGACCTAATTGGGATAATAATGGACCGCCTCCTGTTTGGCAGAATCAAAGTATGAACAGAGGAGGTATGATGGGAAGAGGTAATTTAAGACCGCCATTAATGCAGAATGTAATGGGCCGTGGCAGAG ATAATTGGATGGACAATAATCTACCTGCTAATAGAGGTAGTCGTGATTCAGATAACTGGGTCGGTCGGGGAAGTGGACGTGATTCAGATAAATGGGGAAGTCGAGGAGGTAGTCGGGATTCAGATGGATGGGGTGGTCGTGGTAGACTTTCTCCATGGAGAGGTAATGGTAATCGACGACGAAATGAAGATTGGGAAGGACCCAATCAACAAAAACGCTGGAGACGTGATGATAATCCTGAATGGGATGAACAACAGAAACCATGGAAACGTGGAACAATGAATGAAGAAGAAGAGTGGCAAAACAATAAACAAGGATCACAGTGGGCTGCTGGCAAGAAAGATGAAAATAACTATACAAAGATAAAAAATCGTGACAGCAATGATGAACGTTCTAGAAAACCAAGCAAATGGGGTGATAAAGATACGGATGATAATACTAAAGATGATCGTTGGAACAGAAAATCTGCAGAGCACATTTCATCCAGAGATGAATCCAACACAGAAGAAGGTCCACATCAAACAAGCGCTCCAATGGATTTAGACAACTATGAAGGTGAAGCTGTTGATAATATTGAGCAACATAATGAAGTCCAAGAACAAGAAACGTTAAGCTCAAACATGACATTTAATAAACAGCAAGACGAGGAACATCAAAATGAGATTCAGGAACATCATGACTCTGGTGTTTATAATGCTGATTCAAATAATGAAGACAAGAAAAATGTCGAACAAAATAATGATgagcaacataataataaagatcAACAATTTGAGGATTATCAAAATGACTTCACCAATAATGCACAAGAATTTTCCCATGACGATATTAAAGAAACACAGCAGAATTTACAAAAACTACCCATGGAGAACTTTGAACAGCAACACTTGGAAGAAAAACAGAACGATGAGTATAACCCTCGAGAAGAATATCAAAATGATTCtaagaacaattttaattcCCAACAAGAAAGTGAAATTAGCCAAAACAATGAAGAATTTGaacaaaatgtacaatttaaatctGATAATAGTAATACGAAATATGAAAACGACCAACCTAATATCCACCAATCTTTTAATGAAGAGTCTTCTTACAATTCAATTAATGAGGAGCATGGTTCAATCAACACTTTTGTGTCTCAAGTAGATGAGTCTAATCATGACATGAATATGGAAGAAAAATCTCGCGAACCTCatgatgatttttattttggtgcAGATTGTGAGTCATCCATTAATATGGAACAACAGAATAATGAGATTCTTCCAATTGAAGAAACAAGAAATGTTCCTCcagataataatgaaataaacgaTGTCAATACAGCAGAATAA
- the LOC100161323 gene encoding splicing factor, arginine/serine-rich 15 isoform X1, with protein sequence MEAVKAFTFELYSIMEMKPPISKAKMTAITRNAIKAIKLYKHVVQCVEKFIQKCKPEYKIPGLYVIDSIVRQSRHQFGNDKDVFAPRFARNLKQTFTHLFACAEEDKSKVIRVLNLWQKNAVFTTDIIQPIFDLAANPDYAEHSQTNPLSSMDNSPKLSVKTDLFKSQENTPVKDDNSKHYDSLQSQSLDSESKIIDPAILEHIQAIQSLLKKQPGHIQQSSTSPQVKKSDAVKLFDKKILDYDYGDDEDEMLNQSPVFQQQQHQSAAIEGIDSLLNNPEVLRTLRNVEGLMSTQSKQLAELDKIKEMRKEAEFDKHLAQTVQNLPFASECELKPAPLIPQAAGGMLSNPYNINQLFNSQIYQQQQPLMTSELHHKPLTQIISYDDPNQSKPEVIDLDHIASPPQNKRDARRDGYSSGPTRKRSPRKSSRERQREREKEREKDRERRKKYLPPFKKNHLAVVSTTLWVGHLSKLIHQDDLYGLFQPIGDIVSLNLISPRGCAFLCMNRRQDAARIMSKYQGERLQGKPMTIAWAPGQAMKDKEWKDYWEIEDGVSYIPWEKLNKEIDYDELEVGGMLDEDTMPEWLKTHLKTLRTSKKNEKKEEEKLTEGSQQPLNTSNFFDPQGVQSPNVQNMQMSPAQNSQPNQMNFNMPQTMSMPNPFGINPRLMNPMMNPMMPGTMAPMGMGHPSMMMMNRMPSPFGPPPNMAMMGNPQQMPMSNDAQKPLGVPPDMMMPFPFGMNLPSQTAAISSAPTMMGINPPTVTSGTSSAPTLTHNTNQKDNLNTTNPPNQLDPSTLMQFNLPPPPTLPNLNDFSRIASNTNMGNDKYDPNALGNSDQEESKDSDRNNERGDRIHGLDHRNRNYDNRERIDRFTDRDIKNDRGRRDDLSQRQDPRNRIKGPEQRERKSSRWGDKVNEEVDNQNNIDRLSVKEGLGIAQAPNIPQIDNVKDILMQNNSLHQILEHVIQDNMGNPPFQPGMFGPNNGPLPNQMFNMPPQNFPPGLGQDGPRPPLMDNGNMRGRGGWNRGARGGFRGRGGYNPPNWDNNNGPPNWDTNNGPNWDNNGPPPVWQNQSMNRGGMMGRGNLRPPLMQNVMGRGRDNWMDNNLPANRGSRDSDNWVGRGSGRDSDKWGSRGGSRDSDGWGGRGRLSPWRGNGNRRRNEDWEGPNQQKRWRRDDNPEWDEQQKPWKRGTMNEEEEWQNNKQGSQWAAGKKDENNYTKIKNRDSNDERSRKPSKWGDKDTDDNTKDDRWNRKSAEHISSRDESNTEEGPHQTSAPMDLDNYEGEAVDNIEQHNEVQEQETLSSNMTFNKQQDEEHQNEIQEHHDSGVYNADSNNEDKKNVEQNNDEQHNNKDQQFEDYQNDFTNNAQEFSHDDIKETQQNLQKLPMENFEQQHLEEKQNDEYNPREEYQNDSKNNFNSQQESEISQNNEEFEQNVQFKSDNSNTKYENDQPNIHQSFNEESSYNSINEEHGSINTFVSQVDESNHDMNMEEKSREPHDDFYFGADCESSINMEQQNNEILPIEETRNVPPDNNEINDVNTAE encoded by the exons ATGGAGGCGGTCAAAGCGTTCACGTTCGAG cTTTATTCCATCATGGAAATGAAGCCGCCAATATCAAAAGCAAAAATGACTGCAATTACTCGAAATGCAATCAAAGCCATCAAGTTGTATAAACATGTTGTTCAATGTGTAGAAAAATTTATACAAAAG tgcaAGCCTGAGTATAAGATACCAGGTTTATATGTTATTGATTCAATTGTAAGGCAATCAAGACATCAATTTGGAAATGACAAAGATGTATTCGCTCCTAGATTTGCACGTAATCTCAAACAGACTTTTACACATTTATTTGCGTGTGCAGAAGAAGATAAA aGTAAAGTTATTCGAGTACTAAATTTGTGGCAAAAGAATGCTGTTTTTACTACTGATATCATTCAACCTATTTTTGATTTGGCTGCCAATCCTGATTACGCAGAACACTCTCAAACCAATCCATTATCATCGATGGACAATAGTCCAAaactaa GTGTTAAGACAGATCTTTTTAAAAGTCAAGAAAATACTCCAGTTAAAGATGATAATTCTAAACATTATGACTCTTTACAG TCGCAGAGCTTAGATTCTGAAAGTAAAATAATAGATCCAGCAATACTTGAACATATACAAGCAATTCAATCATTGTTGAAAAAACAACCCGGTCATATTCAACAGTCATCCACATCTCCTCAAGTAAAAAAATCTGATGCA gtgaaattgtttgataaaaaaattcttgATTATGATTATGGTGACGATGAAGATGAAATGCTTAATCAATCTCCAGTATTCCAACAACAGCAACATCAAAGTGCTGCCATTGAGGGAATTGACAG ccTATTGAATAACCCAGAAGTTCTGCGCACATTGCGCAATGTCGAAGGGTTAATGTCTACACAGTCTAAACAGCTAGCAGAGTTGGACAAGATAAAAGAAATGAGAAAAGAAGCGGAGTTCGACAAGCATCTTGCTCAGACTGTTCAG aatttaCCATTTGCTTCTGAATGTGAATTAAAACCAGCTCCTTTAATCCCTCAAGCAGCAGGTGGAATGTTGTcaaacccatataatataaaccaattGTTTAATTCACAAATATACCAACAACAACAGCCTTTGATGACATCAGAACTTCACCATAAACCTTTAACCcagataat tagtTATGATGATCCAAACCAGTCAAAACCCGAAGTAATAGATCTAGATCATATTGCATCACCCCCTCAAAATAAACGAGATGCAAGACGAGATGGTTATTCATCAGGTCCAACTCGAAAACGATCGCCAAGAAAGAGTAGTCGTGAACGTCAACGGGAACGAGAAAAGGAACGTGAAAAAGACAgagaaagaagaaaaaaatatctacctccatttaaaaaaaatcatttagctg ttgtAAGCACTACTCTTTGGGTGGGCCATTTGTCAAAACTCATACACCAAGATGACTTATATGGATTATTTCAACCAATTGGTGATatagtttcattaaatttaatatcgcCTAGAGGGTGTGCTTTTTTGTGCATGAACAGAAGGCAAGATGCTGCTCGTATAATGAGTAAATATCAAGGGGAAAGATTACAAGGAAAACCTATGACg ATTGCTTGGGCTCCGGGTCAAGCAATGAAAGATAAAGAATGGAAAGATTATTGGGAAATTGAAGACGGAGTTTCATACATACCTTGGGAGAAATTAAACAAGGAAATAGACTACGATGAGTTGGAAGTTGGAGGAATGTTAGATGAAGATACTATGCCTGAATGGCTAAAAA CTCATTTAAAGACTTTGCGAACATCAAAGAAAAATGagaaaaaagaagaagaaaaattaaCTGAAGGAAGTCAGCAGCCTTTAAATACATCAAACTTTTTTGATCCACAAGGTGTTCAATCTCCTAATgttcaaaatatgcaaatgtcCCCTGCTCAAAACAGCCAGCCAAATCAGATGAATTTCAATATGCCACAAACAATGAGCATGCCTAATCCGTTTGGAATTAATCCta gaTTGATGAATCCAATGATGAATCCTATGATGCCTGGCACAATGGCTCCAATGGGGATGGGTCACCCTTCTATGATGATGATGAATAGAATGCCGTCACCATTTGGACCTCCAC CAAATATGGCCATGATGGGAAACCCTCAACAAATGCCAATGTCTAATGATGCACAAAAACCACTTGGCGTACCTCCAGATATGATGATGCCTTTTCCTTTTGGTATGAATCTACCATctcaaa ctGCAGCTATTTCTTCTGCTCCGACAATGATGGGGATTAATCCACCTACTGTTACATCTGGAACTAGTTCCGCTCCTACCCTTACacataatacaaatcaaaaagaTAACCTAAACACTACAAATCCTCCAAATCAGCTAGACCCATCAACCCTTATGCAATTTAATTTACCTCCTCCTCCAACACTCCcaaatttgaatgatttttcaCGAATtgcaagtaatacaaatatGGGAAATGATAAATATGATCCTAATGCATTAGGCAATTCTGATCAAGAAGAATCTAAAGATTCTGATAGAAATAATGAACGAGGTGACAGAATTCATGGTCTAGATCACAGGAATCGTAATTATGACAATAGAGAAAGAATTGATAGATTTACAGATAGAGATATCAAAAATGATCGTGGGCGAAGAGATGATTTATCTCAAAGACAAGATCCTAGAAATCGTATTAAAGGGCCTGAACAAAGGGAAAGAAAATCATCACGCTGGGGTGATAAAGTTAATGAAGAAGTTGACAATCAAAATAACATTGATAGGTTGTCAGTAAAAGAAGGATTAGGAATAGCTCAAGCTCCAAATATACCACAGATAGATAATGTAAAAGATATTTTGATGCAAAATAATTCTTTGCATCAAATCCTTGAACATGTAATTCAAGATAACATGGGTAATCCTCCATTCCAACCTGGCATGTTTGGGCCTAACAATGGACCACTTCCCAATCAAATGTTCAACATGCCCCCTCAAAATTTTCCACCAGGATTAGGacaag atGGTCCAAGACCACCTCTTATGGACAATGGTAATATGAGAGGACGTGGAGGATGGAATCGTGGAGCCCGTGGAGGATTTAGAGGACGTGGAGGATATAACCCACCAAACTGGGATAATAACAATGGTCCACCCAATTGGGATACCAATAATGGACCTAATTGGGATAATAATGGACCGCCTCCTGTTTGGCAGAATCAAAGTATGAACAGAGGAGGTATGATGGGAAGAGGTAATTTAAGACCGCCATTAATGCAGAATGTAATGGGCCGTGGCAGAG ATAATTGGATGGACAATAATCTACCTGCTAATAGAGGTAGTCGTGATTCAGATAACTGGGTCGGTCGGGGAAGTGGACGTGATTCAGATAAATGGGGAAGTCGAGGAGGTAGTCGGGATTCAGATGGATGGGGTGGTCGTGGTAGACTTTCTCCATGGAGAGGTAATGGTAATCGACGACGAAATGAAGATTGGGAAGGACCCAATCAACAAAAACGCTGGAGACGTGATGATAATCCTGAATGGGATGAACAACAGAAACCATGGAAACGTGGAACAATGAATGAAGAAGAAGAGTGGCAAAACAATAAACAAGGATCACAGTGGGCTGCTGGCAAGAAAGATGAAAATAACTATACAAAGATAAAAAATCGTGACAGCAATGATGAACGTTCTAGAAAACCAAGCAAATGGGGTGATAAAGATACGGATGATAATACTAAAGATGATCGTTGGAACAGAAAATCTGCAGAGCACATTTCATCCAGAGATGAATCCAACACAGAAGAAGGTCCACATCAAACAAGCGCTCCAATGGATTTAGACAACTATGAAGGTGAAGCTGTTGATAATATTGAGCAACATAATGAAGTCCAAGAACAAGAAACGTTAAGCTCAAACATGACATTTAATAAACAGCAAGACGAGGAACATCAAAATGAGATTCAGGAACATCATGACTCTGGTGTTTATAATGCTGATTCAAATAATGAAGACAAGAAAAATGTCGAACAAAATAATGATgagcaacataataataaagatcAACAATTTGAGGATTATCAAAATGACTTCACCAATAATGCACAAGAATTTTCCCATGACGATATTAAAGAAACACAGCAGAATTTACAAAAACTACCCATGGAGAACTTTGAACAGCAACACTTGGAAGAAAAACAGAACGATGAGTATAACCCTCGAGAAGAATATCAAAATGATTCtaagaacaattttaattcCCAACAAGAAAGTGAAATTAGCCAAAACAATGAAGAATTTGaacaaaatgtacaatttaaatctGATAATAGTAATACGAAATATGAAAACGACCAACCTAATATCCACCAATCTTTTAATGAAGAGTCTTCTTACAATTCAATTAATGAGGAGCATGGTTCAATCAACACTTTTGTGTCTCAAGTAGATGAGTCTAATCATGACATGAATATGGAAGAAAAATCTCGCGAACCTCatgatgatttttattttggtgcAGATTGTGAGTCATCCATTAATATGGAACAACAGAATAATGAGATTCTTCCAATTGAAGAAACAAGAAATGTTCCTCcagataataatgaaataaacgaTGTCAATACAGCAGAATAA